GAAAGgattgaaaaattgaaaagattaCCTTAACTCCGTTGTACTgccttggctcctttgtcaaagattgtTGACTATATTTAGGggtgtctatttctgggctctctattctattccattgttctacttgtctgttctttcaccaacaccacactgtcttgattacatagctttatagtaagtcttaaaccTGGGTAATATAGTCCTCCTTTATTCTTCTTCCATATTTTATTGgctcttctaggtcttttgccATGCCATATACACTTTAGAATTAGcgtgttgatatccacaaaataacttgctggaattttgattgggatttcactgaatatgtagatcaagttgggaagaactgacaccttcagtattgagtcttccaatccatgaacatgaaatatctttcgatttatttcattattcttaGACTTTGTTCATCagggttttgtagttttcctcatatagatcttgtgtacattttttttagatttatatataagtatttcatttttgaggggctaatataaatggtattatgtttttaatgtcaaattccacttgttcattgtggtatatagaaaagcaattgacttcagtatattaaccttgtatcttgCAATCTTACTATAATTGCTtgttagttccaggagttttttcattgattctttcagattttctacatagatgatcatgttatttgtgaataaagacagttttatgtcttccttcccaatctgtatatcttttatttccttttcttgtgttacGGTATTAGCAAGGACTTGGGgtacaatgttgaaaaagaattGTGAAAGGGATCATCTTTGCGTTGTACCTGATCTTAGCAGGAACCTTTGAGTTTCTCActattaagtgtgatgttagctctAGGTTATTTTGTAGatagtctttatcaagttgagaaattTCCCATCTATTCCtaatttattgagagtttttatcatgaatgggtgttgaattttgtcataggctttttctacatctactgatgtgatcatgtgatttttcttttttagactgTTGATGTactggattacattaattgatttttgaatgtttaaCCAGCCTTGCAGACCTAGAATCAGTCCCACTTGGTcggtggtgtataattctttttatactgttttggattcagtttgctaattgTGGTCTGAAAGCAGACATTGTatggtttctattcttttaaatttgtaaaggtgtgttttatggcccagaatgtggtctgtcttggtggATGATCTGTatgaacttgagaaaaatgtgtatgctgtgttgttggatgaagtaatctatagatgtcaattatattcaGTTGATCAATGGTGtcgagttcaactatgtccttactgattttttacTGCCGGATCTGTCCACTTTTGAGAGAAGGATATTGAAATATCCAACTATGATAatagattcatctatttctcctttcagttttatcagtttttgcctcatgtagttgatgctctgttgttaggtgtatacagtttagaattgttatgtcttcttggagaactgaCTCCTTTATCGTTACGCAATGCCATTCTTTATCTGTGGTAACTTTGCTTGCTCTGCAGTCGGCTGTGTCAGAAATTCAcatagctactcctgctttcttttgattagtattagcatggtatatttttctctatcCATTTCCTTTTAATCTGtacatgtctttatatttaaagtgggtttcttgtagacaatgtgtagttgggtcttgttttttgattcaccctgacaatctctgtctttttttttttttttttttggctgcgttgggtcttcgttgctgcacgtgggctttctctagttgcagtgaacaggggctactctttgttgccgtgcatgggcttctcattgcggtggcttctcctgttgcagagcacaggctctaggcacatgggcttcagtagttgtggcacgcgggctcagtaattgtggctcacgagctctagagcacaggctcagtaattgtggctcacgggcttagttgctccgcagcatgtggatcttcccagaccagggctcgaaccaatgtctcctgcattggcaggcagattcttaaccactgcaccaccagggaagttcctctgtcttttaattagtaCATGTAGAACATTGACATTCAAGGGGATTACTGATATAGTTGGGTTAacatctaccatatttgttactgttttctatttgttgcccttgtccttctttgttccttattttgtcttctactctttttctgccttttgtgcttttaattgagtattttatatgatttcattttctctcctttattagCATATCTGTTatacatcttttttgtttgttttgtttataaatttatttatttatttatttatttatttatttatttttggctgtgttgggtctttggtactgtgctcaggctttctctagttgtggcgagcgggggctactctttgttgtggtgcacaggcttctcattgtggtggcttctcttgttgcggagcacaggctctaggtgcgcaggcttcagtagctgtggcacgtgagctcagtagttgtggcttgtgggctctagagcacaggcttagtagttgtggcgcacaggcttagttgctctgcggcatgtgggatcttcctgggctagggcttgaacccgtgtcccttgcattggcaggcggattcttaaccactgcaccaccagggaagcctgatcaGTTATacatctttttaactttttttttttagtggttgccatagagtttgcaatatacatttgcAACTAATCCAcatccactttcaaataacactgtgCCACTTCATGGATAGTGTGAGtactttataataacaaaataatcctaattccttcctcttctcccttgtACCTGTCAttcacttaatatatatatatatgtgtgtgtgtatatatacatacacatacacgcacacacataagTATATCTAATCAAATacactgttactattattatcttgaacaaactgttatctgttagatttagaatcagaaaaataaaagttttattttatcttcacttattccttctttgacactcttcctttctttacatAGATccgagtttctgacctatattattttccttctctctaaagaacttctattaacatttcttgcaaggcaagtATACTGACAacaaattccctcagtttttatttatttgagaaagtctttatttctccttcacttcttttgaaggatatttttcagggtacagaattctaggctgGTGGCATTTTTCTCTCAACACATTAAATGTTTCATagcactctcttcttgcttgcatggtttctgagaagtcagatgtaattcttatctgtGTTGCTCTATAGATacagtgtttttttcctctgacttCTTTCGGCATTTTCATCTTTGATACTCTGTAATGTGAAAGTGATAAGCCAACGTATAGTTTTTTGGTTGGATTCattctgcttggtgttctctgagcttcctggatatGTGGTTTGACATCTGACATTAAtctggggaaattctcagtcattattgcttcaaatatctcttctggggacttccctggtggtgcagtggttaagaatctgcctgccagggacttccctggtggcacagtggttaagaatccgactgccaaagcagggacacgggttcaagccctggtccaggaagatcccacatgccgcggagcaactaagcccatgcgtcacaactactgagcctgcactctagggcccacatgccacaactactgagcccatgtgccacagctactgaagcccgcgcacctagagcctgtgctctgcaacaagtgaagccaccacaatgagaagcctgcgtaccgcaacaaagagtggcccccactcgccacaactagagaaagcccgtgcccagcagtgaaaacccaatgcagccaaaattaattaattaattaattaatttttaaaaaaaggaatccgcctgccaatgtaggggacacaggttcaagccctggtctgggaagatcccacatgccgcagagcaagtaagcctgtgcgccaagactactgaagcccgcatgcctagagcccatgctccgcaacaagagaggccactgcaacgagaagcccgcgcaccgtgacagagagtagcccccgcttaacgcaactagagaaatcccgcgcgcagcaacgaagacccaatgcagccataaataaataaataaataaatatccttcgagaaaaaaaaaatgtttttcttaagtaTATCTCTTCTGTTCCTTTTGCCCCTTCTTCTCCTGGTATTCCCATTATgtatatgttacaccttttgttgTTGTCCCTCAGTACTTGGAATGTTCTGTTTTTCttagtctttgttctctttgccttTTGGTTTTTCAGGATTCTATCGAACTATCCTCAAGTACAGAGAATCTTTCCTCAGCAGTCCAGTgtactaataagcccatcaaaggtattcttcatctctattacagtgttttttatctctaacatttctttttgattgttgtatgatcaggccacccaagatgactgttctcttgctctctgtacatccctgTTCAACCAGTCCCTGCCTTGCCTACACGCTACTCACATAACTGACCTTCCCTCTTAATCATAGAGCCTAATCGGTAAATGCCTGCTACTTGCCCCAGgtcccagctagtgattgttctaaccTTTAGATCACAATGTCTCCACTATGATAGTTTCCCCATCATACTAGTGTTGCCACCATAGAGGGGCAGTGAGGGGCGTGCTGAGGTCAATTCCCTCTATCACCGGTAACCTCCCTCTcctctacccacccacccccatggTAGTGAATACTGCTGCCTGCCACCTGCTGCACAGAgcggggtgttgctccaggaccttgcttcagacatgtaagatccccCTATCCACTAagccattgatgtctctgtcctTGGCTCTGGGCTCTTTCCTCAGCCTTcaggctgggcaagtacagggcttgcaggcctgcagggtgcagcccaatAATTGTTTCTTAGAACATCCATCTCtttgcttacattgcccatctgttcttgcatgccaTCTACTTTATCCCTTAAAGCCCTTAGCATAtgaatcatagttgttttaaatccCTAGTATGATCATTACAACATtcctgccatgtctggttctgattATTTGCTCtatctcttcaaattgtgttttttgcctttcgGTATGCAAGCAGATAGGGTAGGgagtccccagagaaagagaaccaggcatggctttcttgacagaagagaagccacttGGGGCCTAAGCCATTCTGTAATCTAAGCCTGGCCACCGTGCTTTCCCTTGAACAGGTCTGAGTATTTAATGaccttaagggaacaaaagaatgcagaaacaaaggactgttatcaggcaagagaagtaacaatagcaaagatcaggaaaaaaaaaaaaaaaaagatagcaaagatcagtggTAAAAACTCCCGGTTCTGTTTCagtggtaaagattagcctgaagagCTCAACCACCAGATCAGCTGGAAACTGAGGGACGATgttgttgaccttttctgaccctcatgacttcaGTCAGCTAAGGCTCGGACTCTGTCACACAGCCCAAGCCCCTCCATGAATATGCACGGACGCTTAGCTTAACgcttccccagttttgctgtttggggtgacactgctttgggaaagatccccagtaTTCTCCTGACTGGCTGCAAGTGATAAATCCTTCTTCCTTccaatctttggcttggttgtctTTTGGCTCGACACCCACCAAAAGGGGAACCCCGTTTTGGGGTAACagttttttcttgatagccagacaCAATGTACCAGTAAAAGAAAgtgctgtaaataggcctttaatAATGGGGTGGTGAGGTGTGAGGGGAGGGAAAGCATTCTGTAGTCCTCTGTAGGTCTGTCCTTCAGGCAGCCTACGCCTCgtactgtgaacttcacaagtgtttctcccCGCTTGTGTGGAGAGGATGGCTAGAAGGGGACTGGAGTTGGGTAATTCTCTTCTCCTACGTGGAAGGCCAGAGTTGGGTCTCTCCCTTCCTGTCAGTTAGGCTCTGACGATACCCCAGCAGCTTAGGCTCTGGCTAACTAGCTTCCCTTCAGGGCAGACTTTGTTAAGAAGGACAGAATGCTCTggagtatttcaaaatggtttcttttctCACACCTGTGCTGGAAGGCTGAGGGCTCCTGGAGGTAAATTTCACAACATTGTGCAGGCACCCTGTGACTGggccccctggagtttttaactctcagagtcAACTGTACTGAACCTCCAGCAAttatcaattacagttcaggtttttctACCCCAGCACTGGTTTCTGTGTCTTCCTACATTCACCTGTCTTTCCAGTCTTGAGGGCAGCAGTTTGCCTGTGTTCTCCCCTGTCTTACAGATCCAAGAAGAATTGTTGGTTTTTCACCCTGTTCAgtttttacttgttaggatggAATGGTGACTTCCAGGTTCCTTATATGTGGAACCAGAAGCGGGAAGGGCTCTCCTTCCACCCTTCACGTTACAAGTCCACCAGGTGAATTCTCCACCCATCTTAGCTAGAGAGACTAGGTGAGTCAGGAACTTTACCAAGATACCACATCCTCCAGGTCATCCCAAAGAGCCACTAAAGCCAGAAGCATCACTCCCAGCTCTGCTGCACGGAAAAGGCTGGGAGACAGACAGTTGAGGGGGGGCCATATGCAAAGAAGAGACACATTTCAAGCTTTCTTAAATGACTTGAGACTCAAGACTCTAAAGCATAGTTCAAGCCTTGCCCTGTGGGACAGCATCTGGTTCCCAATGTGATTAGGGGAGAAAGGCATAATTGAGTTGGAATAGGGAGCCCCAGTCTCCCTGTCTTCCATCCTAAGAGCTTATGCAAATTATGGCTGCTGAATTagacttaaaataattatgttagtGACACCAAGCTATaggttcctttcttcttctgatgCAAAATCTTCCTCCTATGAGGGAAACTCTTTTACAAACTATTTGGAATCAAAATACAGCTCTGTAACTGCACTAAATATCCACAATTAGGAAGTTTCTTGTTGCAGTTACCTAGCTGACTACAAAAAATCAGGCCTGGAGAAGTCCACTGCCGCTCCGGCCTACTCACTGCATCAGCCGTTACCCTCTCGCAGACCCTGTTCTGAGAGGCTCTAACCCTAGAAAAGACCAAATACCCACCCTTGATCTCCATAGCCTGATTTCTTTGAGGCCCCAGTATGGGGGTGATTACAGTTTGCAGAGCTGTGTACAATAACAGCCATTAGGGTAACCTTGAATTTCTATCAGCCATTCTTCCTAAGAACAATTGAAAACATCTTCACCGTAAGAATGTCATCAGGTTTGCCTTCTCACCAACCCCCCTTCCCTTTGCATTAAAAGGAAACATGAGGCCTGGAGACCTCAAGGACTTATTCACGGTTCCACCTCCCAGCAGGGCAAAGAGCTATTGAGGGTCCCcactttctttttccaaaatactGGAGGACAAAGATTTGACTGTTTCTctaatttgtatcttttctctctttctcatatgGGCGTTTCTGGATTGGGGAGTCCCTCCCAGTCTCCTCCATTCCCTCCCCCTCCAGCGCAGAGCAAATAGAATCTCAGTCCGACTAGAGCTCTCACTGCCCTCATGCCCCTTTCTAGCTCGAAGCTCTATTGGGTAGAAGACACCACGTAGGCTGTGGCGATGTACTTCTTGCCATTTCCGTAGGTTGACTTGTCCCAGGTATAGGTCTGGATGGCCAAGGGATGTCCACTCAGGCTTAACTGGCACCTGTGGGGAAAGATCAGCAAATCATAGGGACCTGCTTCACTCCACCTCCGTCCCCAAGCTGGAAGGATCAAGTTCAGCCCACGCAGAAGGGTTCCACCCTGTCTTAGCCTCTGAGGGAGCTGCCACAGCTTGCTTCAGCCTCTGCCTCTGGCTCCCCACGTGCAAGAGGGCCCTTTCAAAATCtgtcttattttctgtcttcttagaGAATACTGCTCCTCATCTTTCCTACAGGAATATTCTCAAATCCAATTCCAGAGCTGAAACCCCCAGAAATGAAATGTCTGCTTAGGGTTTCAGAAGTGGTTGGACCCAGAGCCCTCAAATGTTAGAGAAGATGAGGGCCAGTGGTTTCTAACTGTACCCTCTGGGGCTCCAGGGTTCCCCCAAACAGCCTCAGGGGCCAAATAGAGAGGCTTGCAGCCCCAGGGCAGCTCCATTTCTAGCTGTTCTGTGTATTAAGCTCCTGCGTGCGATTGCacttggaggagggaggggatgtggttCTGCCGCTGGGATGAAGGTTGGCAGCGACACGACTGATCCGATCAACAGCTTCACGTTCCAAGAcagaaaaccgaggcccagaaCAGTGACTTGTCCAAGCCCCCCTGAGCCACCAGGACTTACACTTTGCCTGGCCTGACGATGAAGCACAGGGAATAAAGTGCAAACTCAAACTCGGGGCTGCTGCCGATGAAAGTTGAACTCACTTCCTTGTAGTAGCCGTCCCAGCTGAACTGCAAGGCCAGCACATGGGGGTGAGAATCCCACTGCGGAGAGAAGGGCGGCAAAGGGGGTCTGGTGAGTGCCACAGTGCAGAGTCGCACAGAGGGTTGGCTAGGATTTGTCGAGGGCCCGTGGGGGCCTGTGTGAGCTTTCTGGGGAGACTGGATTCTTTAAATCGACAGAGGGTGCAGTCTGCCCTGCTAGGATGTCTGAGTCCTGCTCAAACCCTCTCTCTGGAGCCGCCAGCTCGCATCTCCCAGGAAGGCCACAGTCGGCACCCACGTGCCCGATGCCAGGGGAGCAGGGACATAACCGTTCCCTGTGGCCCTCACACGCGGAAGAGAAGGACAGTTTATTGCCGCCAAATTATTTCCAGGATCAGGGCAGcaaaggtttcctttttttataaaaatgtaagaagTTTAACTCAGACTAGCCAGACTGAAGCTTCAGCTGACACCACATTCTAAGGAAATTCAGATCTTTGGTTTTCCCCTCTAAGGATTCTCCCCTGCCCACACTCTCCCATCCAGAGAGGATGCCCTCTGCCGCCTGCCCCCTGCAGCTCGGGAGCCTTCACTGTTTGGAAGCGTCCTGGCTGGCTAAACCCTCTTTCCAGCAAATAGGGAAGTCCTATTCACGATCCCCGTTAGGCTGCCAAGAGGGTCAGGGTGGGAGACAAGTCTGCCTGTTTGGAATTCAGAACGAGGACGGGACGTCTGGGTACTGACCAGGCTTTTCCAGCCCACGGGGTCAGCACTCAGTACTCACACGCCCGTCACAGATGTGACTGTAATAGTCCACGAGGCCCTCCTTCTCCTGCATGTAGAATTGGATCCAGTTATGGAAGCCAGTGACCTTGCCTTTTTTGATTTCACCTGTAATAAACAGATCAAGGTGGGTGATCTGGGCCTCCCCTCCGACCTCTTTCCCCACTCCTGTGCCAAGACTGTACCCCTTCTCCAGTCTCTGATTCCTAGAATGTCCACCCCAACTTCCCGGAGTCCCTCACGTCCCTAACTCTCACCTCAGAAagctccacccacccaccccccccccccaacacacacacacacctcccattTCAGCTGAAGCCCTTGGGAGAGTTCCTTCTCCCTGCTGACCCAGGGCCAATCTGAGATACTCCTCTAGCCATTTCCCTAGGAGCAAGCCAGACTGGGTGGGAGCTTTACGGGGTGGGGCAGTGCAGAAAAAGATCATGGCCTCCTTAGGAAGCAACTGACCAAGGCCTGGAAGCAGAGGACCATTGAGAGGTAGACAGGCCTCAAACACATCTCCCTTCTTATGTGTGCACCTAGGGAGCCCCGGTATCTGGGCTTCTTTCTCCCTCCGATACTCCAGAAGAAACTGGTCCTCCAAAATGGCCCCtcagtcccctccctcttggccgGGGAGTAGACGTGCCCTGCCCTGCGAGCTGGCTTGACTGCTGATTCATCAGTGCTGGTGCTGCCCTGCGCCTGAGGGAAGCATCTCTCTTCATTCCTCCAACTCTTTCTTCCCAAGCAGAGTAATCCCACCTGAGAAGACATGTTCAAAGCCACCTGAGTCCctctcttctttgcctcttgcATACAGCCCAAACCACATGTTTTTCAAGTCGTTGACGAACTCCTGTTCTGTGCTGTAGCGGTCTGGGGAGAGGAACACAGAGGACtgaggagaggggaaggcagagccaggtcctAGAAAGCAAGGAAGGGCCACCTGCTCCAGCGTGACAAGAGACAGGTGGGTTCAGCCAACAAATGTAGTCAGTTGTTCACTCAGCAGTTATCTATGCCATAGATTCTATGGGGCACCTGTTTTGTGCCAGGCCCAGATCTAAAGGCTGAGGATTCATCAGGGAATCACAAGGACAAGATTCCTGTCTTTATAGTTTATATtccagtggaggagacagataataaacaaataaacaataaacagtaTGATTTCagataagtgctgtgaagaaaataaagcagattatCCCATGATGCCTGGAGGTGGGGTTCGGGTAGGAGCTTTTCTAGAAAGGCCTCTCTCAGAAGGTAGCACTGATCAGAGACCTGAAGGGTAAGGAGGCAGCCGTGCAAAGACCTGGGGGAAAGAGCCTTCCAcgtagaaggaacagcaagtgcaaaggctccaGGACACCTTGAGTTTGGTGTTTAAAGAGCTGAGGGCCCATGCAAAGAAGGCTGGAGCTCAGTCAAAccttaataataacaaaaatagttCAGATTTACTGAGTGTgttctgtgtgcctggcactgtttgAGTGCCTTCAGTCCTCACGTTGATTCTTCACGTCAGGTTGGTACCAGGCGttcctggtggaggagatggAGGTTGGGAGTGGTGAGGTAAAGAGAAGAATCAAATATAACCTCTGGGCTttgggcctgagcaactggaTGAATTATGGGGTCATTTATGAGATGGGGAAGATGAGGAAGGAGCAGGTCTGGAGGAAGAGGTGGGAACCATGAGTTCCCTTTACACTAAGTTCTGAGTAGATGCCAGTTAGACAGGCAGGGGAATGTCAGAGCTGGGGATCTGAATTAGGGAGCTATCAACTGTCAATGGTTCACTGCCCAGAATTGTGTGTAGAGGACACAAAAGAGATACCAGGCATGTTCCCTCCTTTCAAGGATTTAAAACACAGTtgggggacttccatggtggtccagtggttaagaatccgccttccaatgcaggggatggggggttcgatccccggtcagggaaccaagatcccacatgccaaggggcaactactgagcccacacgccacaactagagagaagcccgcgcacctcaacgaagggcccgcatgccgcaactaagaccccacgcagccaaaaataaaaataaaatacaataaataaatattttttaaaaaccacacagtTGGAAAACAAGACTAAGAACACACGATATAACAGAGAACACCTTCACAATCTGAATGGCTACAACTTACCGGTGCCAGGCTTTCCActgagtgctttacatgcatGAATCCCCCAAGACCCCATTGCAGAGACAAGGTTCAGATGGGGTCTGAGGGTCAAACGGCCCGGGATCACATGCGTCATTAGCAAGTGAAACCAAGTCTCTCTGGCCCAAGGCTATTTTAGGACACACTCCAAACCCTTGACCTCTGAAGAGACTCTGAAAGCCAGCTGTGAGCTGCAGCAAGTGCAGCTTCAAAAATGAGGTGGCATGTGAGCTAGAACTTTAAGGATAAGTGGGATTTGGACAGGGAGAGAGATGAAGACCGGGTGGGTAGTGGAACAGCCTGGACTAGGTAGGGCTCAGTCTCCACCTCCAAGATCCTCTCATGCGTTTACTACAAAGAGAACACCAGGGGGCGGTGCAGGATCGCGCCCTCTTCACAGGGCTTGCTTGTGTGTCACCGGCTTTACCTAAACACAGTGTTACTAACTCTTAACGGGGCCACCGGAGGATGGAATGCAACGGCTCCGAGCAGAGGCGATCCCACGGCCAGCAAGGGATGACCGGGACGGAACCACCCCCAGGCAAGGCCCAGCTGCCCGGAGTTCAGGAAAGGAATCTGGAGGACACTAACAAACACACCGCATGCCAAGAAGTCCTGCGGCGCAAACCTTTTTTGGTCTGATTCACATGTATTTGTATCTGGAGTCTCTCCAACCAGAACCCTTCCCGGTGTAACGTGCCCCTCTGAacctttgttgattttctgttgcTGTTTCCCCAGCAAAACTGTGGAATGGGCCGGCCTCCTTCCTGGACTTAGTGCCCGATGAGCGAGCAGGGGCAGGGACCCTACGTGCCTGCAAAGTGGTGCTGAGTCTGGGATCAACTCAGGTGGCAGAGGAgtgccctggggggtgggggggagcgggATGACGGCCTGCGGAGAACCCAGAGACTGAAGCAGCAAGTGGGGGGTAAACCAGGCGGCTAAGATTAGGTCAAAAGATGGGTTGACTTCGAAGCCGGACAGAGGATTTTTCAGCTCCTGCTTGGGTCTGTGGTCTCTTCTGGgctcctctctgtcccctcccagAGGTACCCTGGCCTCCACCTAGTCCCCACCTGCTCTCTTAACCTGCCCACCGTGGAGCCCCCAGGGGTGCCTGGCCCGCTGCGGGCACAACGCGTCCTCAGCAGGGCCTCCCTCTCTCTCGGGGCCTGGGGGAGGCCTCACGGCCTCACTCACTCTGCTGGTGGAGGAAGCCGTAGAGTTCCTTCATGACGGCTGTCTTCATGGCCTCTCTGAGGAAGGTGTCCTGCTCAGCCAGCTGCTGGGCTGTGAAGTGCTCCCCGTGGCCCGTGGCCCGCTGGTAGTTGTTGAGGAGGTTGATGAAGGCGGCGTAGGTCGGCTTGGAGAAGAGCTTCTCATTGACATACGTGAAGAGCCTGGGGGAGGTAGAGGGAGGcccagtgagaggcctgcacgcGGAGCAGAAACCCCTCCAGAACTTCCAGCTGCAGGGGCAGGCCTGAGAGGGTTGGGTTCAGAGGCAGAGTGGGGACCTCACATACTCTTGGGGACAACGCATGAGGTCCCTCTTTTCTGCCACTTCATCTCTTGGAAGGTCAGTTGTATTCTCAGCCCAGCCAGTCCCAGAAACCC
The genomic region above belongs to Balaenoptera musculus isolate JJ_BM4_2016_0621 chromosome 10, mBalMus1.pri.v3, whole genome shotgun sequence and contains:
- the ENDOU gene encoding poly(U)-specific endoribonuclease isoform X6, which gives rise to MNNLPHGSDADEDPREPEPFLELEEETEGAPASDLYAAPNSCQGRCLEAFDKHHLCHCNARCPEFGNCCEDFESLCGHEGFSHISDAITKEELQSTSEKIYRADTNKAQKADIVLNSQNCISPSETSDQVDRCPEPLFTYVNEKLFSKPTYAAFINLLNNYQRATGHGEHFTAQQLAEQDTFLREAMKTAVMKELYGFLHQQRPGSAFPSPQSSVFLSPDRYSTEQEFVNDLKNMWFGLYARGKEERDSGGFEHVFSGEIKKGKVTGFHNWIQFYMQEKEGLVDYYSHICDGRWDSHPHVLALQFSWDGYYKEVPVKPEWTSLGHPDLYLGQVNLRKWQEVHRHSLRGVFYPIELRARKGHEGSESSSRTEILFALRWRGREWRRLGGTPQSRNAHMRKREKIQIRETVKSLSSSILEKESGDPQ
- the ENDOU gene encoding poly(U)-specific endoribonuclease isoform X7; amino-acid sequence: MRACVPLIVAVLCRLAWAGQTESCASRCHEKFDRDAACQCDRRCPWHGDCCEDYERLCTADEDPREPEPFLELEEETEGAPASDLYAAPNSCQGRCLEAFDKHHLCHCNARCPEFGNCCEDFESLCGHEGFSHISDAITKEELQSTSEKIYRADTNKAQKADIVLNSQNCISPSETSDQVDRCPEPLFTYVNEKLFSKPTYAAFINLLNNYQRATGHGEHFTAQQLAEQDTFLREAMKTAVMKELYGFLHQQNRYSTEQEFVNDLKNMWFGLYARGKEERDSGGFEHVFSGEIKKGKVTGFHNWIQFYMQEKEGLVDYYSHICDGRWDSHPHVLALQFSWDGYYKEVSSTFIGSSPEFEFALYSLCFIVRPGKVCQLSLSGHPLAIQTYTWDKSTYGNGKKYIATAYVVSSTQ
- the ENDOU gene encoding poly(U)-specific endoribonuclease isoform X10 yields the protein MRACVPLIVAVLCRLAWADLYAAPNSCQGRCLEAFDKHHLCHCNARCPEFGNCCEDFESLCGHEGFSHISDAITKEELQSTSEKIYRADTNKAQKADIVLNSQNCISPSETSDQVDRCPEPLFTYVNEKLFSKPTYAAFINLLNNYQRATGHGEHFTAQQLAEQDTFLREAMKTAVMKELYGFLHQQNRYSTEQEFVNDLKNMWFGLYARGKEERDSGGFEHVFSGEIKKGKVTGFHNWIQFYMQEKEGLVDYYSHICDGRWDSHPHVLALQFSWDGYYKEVSSTFIGSSPEFEFALYSLCFIVRPGKVCQLSLSGHPLAIQTYTWDKSTYGNGKKYIATAYVVSSTQ
- the ENDOU gene encoding poly(U)-specific endoribonuclease isoform X5; translation: MRACVPLIVAVLCRLAWAGQTESCASRCHEKFDRDAACQCDRRCPWHGDCCEDYERLCTADEDPREPEPFLELEEETEGAPASDLYAAPNSCQGRCLEAFDKHHLCHCNARCPEFGNCCEDFESLCGHEGFSHISDAITKEELQSTSEKIYRADTNKAQKADIVLNSQNCISPSETSDQVDRCPEPLFTYVNEKLFSKPTYAAFINLLNNYQRATGHGEHFTAQQLAEQDTFLREAMKTAVMKELYGFLHQQRPGSAFPSPQSSVFLSPDRYSTEQEFVNDLKNMWFGLYARGKEERDSGGFEHVFSGEIKKGKVTGFHNWIQFYMQEKEGLVDYYSHICDGRWDSHPHVLALQFSWDGYYKEVSSTFIGSSPEFEFALYSLCFIVRPGKVCQLSLSGHPLAIQTYTWDKSTYGNGKKYIATAYVVSSTQ
- the ENDOU gene encoding poly(U)-specific endoribonuclease isoform X9, whose product is MRACVPLIVAVLCRLAWAADEDPREPEPFLELEEETEGAPASDLYAAPNSCQGRCLEAFDKHHLCHCNARCPEFGNCCEDFESLCGHEGFSHISDAITKEELQSTSEKIYRADTNKAQKADIVLNSQNCISPSETSDQVDRCPEPLFTYVNEKLFSKPTYAAFINLLNNYQRATGHGEHFTAQQLAEQDTFLREAMKTAVMKELYGFLHQQNRYSTEQEFVNDLKNMWFGLYARGKEERDSGGFEHVFSGEIKKGKVTGFHNWIQFYMQEKEGLVDYYSHICDGRWDSHPHVLALQFSWDGYYKEVSSTFIGSSPEFEFALYSLCFIVRPGKVCQLSLSGHPLAIQTYTWDKSTYGNGKKYIATAYVVSSTQ